The genomic window tgtggtTTAAACCTGGCCTTGTGATCTATGAGTTGTCTTGAGTCTGTGTTTTCCAACCAAATGAGATGCCTCTGGTGTTGTCCCTTGGATAGTTATATTACTCTTAAACTAGGGATACTGctctcaacaacaaaaatacacattATCAAGAAGAGAGTGTGTGGCACAAGGTCACATGCTGCCTCTTGTATGGCCTGGTTGAAGCAGGGAAAAGTATGCTGTAGTGCAGTCCCAAACAACTGTCCTACAGGAGACTCAACAAATGATGGGTGCTGACCATGGTACTGATCAAATAACTGATATCTCTTTATCTGACCAATAACCATATTAATCGTTTGACTAACTGCATAGTGTATGGCCATATTGATATTTGTTTAATATCAGCGTCAGGATAACTACACTTCAAAacgatagttactcaagcaactgcataaaattttgaaacagtcggacgtttcagatagcatccgctatctttcgtcagtgactaaggacagatctggtagaactaggtttttataccaaacctctgaatagatatgttaatgaagtaaagactGATGTCCATTGTTACTTATCAATTGTATAGCATCatttatcattggaaagcttatttCTTACTCTTTACAAAAATGATACCAAATTTGCTATGACCCGACAGTCGTAGGTCCCAAAGGTCGAACACCAGGGGTGACTACTAGTATGGGAGTGCGTCATGAAACAAGAGAGCCGAAATTCCCCAACAAACGAAGTGTCTACCGTTggtactggggggggggggggggtaccaaCGAAGTCAGTCACGGTGATCAGAACAAATGAGGTGTCATTTTAAAGGAAAATTAAttagcttttcaatgatatgacACATAAagctaatcattaaaaaaaaacattaaacataTGATCAAGGGAATTTTCGGCATTTTTCGCACGACATTCCCACACAAGTAGCTCTGGTGCTCAGCCCAAGAATGTACAATCATGAACAGAATATCGTTGTAAAGTGCAATGAACGGAGATATGATGGACCGAAATCAAATTGTTTTGAGTTTAGCATCAACTTTCAGATTAAATTTAATAACTGTACTTGATTAATTGAATTCACCTAACACACTTGTTGCTGTTTGTTCACATCTAAGAGGTCTGCATAGACGCGTGCCGAGTGATAAAGCAGTCAGTAGGAGAGCAAAGTAATCATGTTGACGTATAAGACCCAACATTTGGGTCTGTTCCGTCAGCGGCTGTTTTTGAGTAAACTGGGCAAAGTCTGATTCTTCAGCGTGTACGCACATTGGGCAATTGTTATCGGGTGTTCTCCTTGGCCAAAGTCCGAATAGTCATCAGCCAGAGGTCATGCACACTATACTAGCTTCAAACTAGGAGTGCACAAACGTCACAACAATGGCAAAGCTGGGGTTGATATTTCTGGGGATATTCCTGGGTATACTGGATGTTTTGTACCCCAGTCCTGCAGAGGACCATACTGTCAATGGCCCCGTAGTCGACACCATGTACGGGCCTATCAAGGGCGTCCATCTCGAGCAGGGATCGATGTTTCTTGGAGTGCCTTTTGCTGCTCCACCCGTCGGGAGTCTTCGATGGCAACCTCCGCAGCCCCCGTCAAAATGGGCCCCCAAGACTTACAATGCCACGGCACCAAGCGCCGCCTGTATCCAACAGGAGTGTGGCCCCGACGACGCAGATACCATCGGGCAATGTCCACCCAGCAGGAAAAAGAGTGAGGACTGTCTGTACCTGAACGTCTTCGTACCATTTAAGACCGACAAAAGCAAACTCCCGGTAATTTTCTGGATACATGGAGGTAATTTCTGGGGCGGTTCAGCAATGGGACCTCTCTACGATGGAAGGTTCCTGGCAAATAAGACCAAAACAGTTGTTGTGGCGGCCAACTACCGACTTAGCGCCCTGGGTTTCCTGGTGGCAgggcagggggagggggcggcGACTGGGAACTTCGGCATTCTAGATCAGATAGCGGCTCTACAGTGGATCCAGGACAACATTGCGGAATTCGGGGGTGACAAAGATCGGGTCACGATATTTGGACAGAGTGCGGGGGCTTACTCAGTTGTCCTACACATGACAGTAAACAAGAGCGACCACCTGTTCCACAGAGCTATCGCCGCGAGCCCTCCTCTCTCCTTAACCTTCAGAAGTAGGGTTGGAGCCATTATTTATGGAGATGAGTTTTCCCGACAACTGAACTGTACTCTAGGAGACATGCGGTGTTTGCGAGCGGCCTCAGCCTCCCAGGTTTCAAAAGCTCAGTATGCCGTGAGAACAAAGATTGTCAATCCATTCGACCTGATCGAACTGTTCGAGCCATGGGGACCGACAGTAGATGGGGACCTCGTCCGCGGCCAGGTGGTCGACGCCTTTGAAAACGGAATATTTCAAAAGAAGCCTTTGATCATCGGCTCCACTACCGAAGAAGCAATTGCATTTGTGTACGAGACCGGACAAATACTGTCGACATTAGAGTACGAAGCGGCTGTTTACGGACTTTTCCTGACCGACGGCCCGGCGGTGCTCCGGCAGTATCCTCCATCTCACTCCGGTGATGAGCGGCCAATTGACTCTGTCTTGGTGACCCATTACCTCTTTCCATGTCCTGTCCGTTACGCCATACGGAATGCAGCAAAACATAACGACACTGACCTCTGGCTGTACGTCTTTGCTCACCCCCTCTCCTTCAAGCATGCTTGGGGGAACTTCACTCACTGCGAGGGACATGTCTGCCATGGGACAGACGTTGTGTTTGCGTTCCAATCACAGACACTGAGAGGATACCACTTCACCGCTGATGAACAGGTTCTGGCTGACTCCATGGCGTACTACTACGGTAACTTTGCTCACACGGGCGACCCCAACAAACCTGCCTCGCGCCTGCCCAAACAAGCAAGCAGCGACCCTCCCCGCTGGCCGCCCTACCTGAGTTCCGAGAATTACACCAACATCCGCTTCAACACTCCTAACAGCCTGGAACAGGGCTATCTGCAGGAGAAGTGCGACTTTTGGGACAGCATCAGTCCCTACCCGTGAACCTGAATACTAGTATTAGTAACGTTAGGCTCACTCACTCAGCGTCACATGTTCTACCTTGTGGTACTAGGCAAAACATAACACTAGTAACAAGATATGAATGAAGACAATTTGAACTTTCCTCGTGTGATTTGTCATTTAGACAAACTTACTTATTCCTGAGAAAGTTGAACCAAACATGTTCTTGTAGACACGATGTTTCTGTGGGATATACTCTGTAATGAGATATTAGCATGTCATTTGATTCATCAACGAATAAGTTACTATGACCTTTGCTTCCGTGACTCGGATTGGCCAGAGCTAAACATTCTTACACTAAAGGAGACTACATAGTAGCTATGTGGTGAAAATTGTCACAGTTACAGCATAGCAATCTATGTTGGAAGCACTTACGTATGTCGACATGAGTTACAAATGTAATGCATTTTACTTGCACAATTGCACATATTGACTGAATTAGATTAATATTGATAATATATATCGAATTAGATTTGTTCTTTAAAATGGTTtgatattagcaatagttcaagtGTTATGTATGTAcacccgttacaattgtcgcccaataaagttcttcttctatatcaAAGCAAGCCACCATCATGCTTCCTCATCCTGTGCATATGTGTCAGGTTCTCCATAACGTTAAAAGCTGAAAGTTATTGTTGAGGGTCTGCTCTAaaagtaaagtacatgtaaaaatacATTCATTTGGCTTTTGTGTGACTGAATGGTTGAGTCCAAAAGATAAACCGAGGAAGGCGCGTGGCTGTCACAGGTTCAAGGGTTTATCGACCCCCATTAACAAATTGCTGCTGTAGCCGTCTCCTATATTTTATCCTTCTTACCACGTGATTTGTAGAAACGGCATCTGACCCGCGTCCAAAGTCCAATAGGTACAAAGTAAAATGGATCGATAGATCCGTAGAACTTTTAATACCGTGGCTAAACAGTGCGTCTGTCAACATAAATGATGGCACGTCTGTCATTCATACGGTTCGCAACTGTGGTCGTTATAGTCTGTGCTTCTGCCCATGTATCGGCCACAGATGGCCCGGTTGTGAAGACGAGGTATGGGTCCATTCAAGGTCTGTACGTCGAGCAGGGGTCCATGTTCTTAGGCGTACCCTTCGCTGCTCCACCTGTAGGGGACCTTCGATGGAAGCCTCCACAGCCGCCGACTCCATGGACGCCCAGCACCTTTAACGCCACAAAGTTCAGCTCTGCGTGTATTCCTCACACAGGTTCCATTGATCCTTTCCCCCATGGCCTGAGGGCGCCGCCCCCAGTCGGCAATGGTACCAGCGAGGACTGTCTGTACCTTAACGTCTTCGCACCTACCATTGCTAAACCTGGAGATAAACTACCAGTCATCTTCTGGATACATGGCGGTAACTTCTTCCAAGGATCTGCGATGGATTTTCTCTACGACGGGAGATTCCTCGCAAACAGCACCAAAACTGTTGTTGTGGCGGCCAACTACCGACTCAGCGCCCTGGGTTTCCTGGTGGCAgggcagggggagggggcggcGACTGGGAACTTCGGGATTCTGGATCAGATAGCGGCTCTGCAGTGGATCCAGGACAATATTGCAGACTTCGGGGGTGACAAAGATCGGGTCACGATCTATGGGCAGAGCGCTGGGGCTTACTCAGCTCTTCTTCATATGACATGCAAAAAGAGCGACCACCTGTTCCACAGAGCAATCGCCTCGAGCCCTCCGCCAACCATCTACTTCAGAACTGACCTGGAGGCAAGGCTTTTTGGAGCTGATTTTGCCCGTCTATTGAACTGTAAACATGGAGATATGGACTGCATGAGATCGGCCTCGGCGTCACAGGTAGCGCAAGCTCAGAATGCCGCGGGGACGAAGGTGGTAAATCCATTCCGACTGATAGAACTGTTAGAACCCTGGGGCCCTACCATAGATGGAGACCTTGTCCGCGGCCAAGTAATGGACCTCTTTTCAAATGGACAGTACCAACAGAAGCCTGTCATCATGGGGTCTACAACAGAAGAGGGAATTATACTTGTGTACATGGGTACAGCAAAACCACTGTCGGCGTTGGAGTACGAAGCCATCGTGTACGGGCTATTCTTGACCAATGGACCGGCGGTGCTCCGTATGTACCCGCCGTCTCACTCCGGAGATGAGCGACCTGTCGCTTCCCTTTTGTTAACGCACTACCTGTTCTCCTGTCCAATCCGCCACGTTCAGCGCAGTGTAGGAGAAAACGGCACTACGGGCTTGTGGTCTTACGTCTTTGCTCACCCGCTGACCAAGGCAGGCGGGTGGGGGGAGAACTTTACTTTCTGCGAGGGCCACGTTTGCCATGGCACAGATATGTTCTTCACATTTCGGGCACTGCAGCTGAAAGGATACTACCTGACGCCTGAGGAAAAGATCTTGTCTGACTCTATGATATATTACTATGGCAACCTCGCTCACACAGGAGACCCGAACCGACCTGCCACACATCTGGATCAAGACGTTCTTCGCTGGCCGGCGTACTCGGGCTCAGACAACTTCACGAGCGTCCGATTTGACGTTCCGCAGAACAGCCTAGAGCAGGGCTATTTGGGGGAAATGTGTGGTTTCTGGGACAAGATGAACGTGTATCCGTGAAGAATTATTTCGTTCATTTGTGCACGGTTGAATTTATTTCAAAATGCAGGACATTCATTTTCCAATAGGAAGACTGCATATATTCAATCATATAGTATCCTTAGGTCAACAGTGATTTGCTGACCGGCCCACTACCTTCGCGATGGACACGTTCAAAACGTCAATGGCGTTTAGCACGACTGCTACTACGACCTGAAATGGACACTAAAGGAAATCTGCCTTTTTTGTCGCTTAACTGATCTCAGTACGTTCATGTACAAGCGTTGATGTAAGTGGTGTTGAGAACAGATTTTGTATGAAACACTGCAGGAGAGcaaacacttgtacatgtatcaaacaatAAATGCATCGTGCTAATTTTACTTACTAAAGTCATTGCCTCTGTTTACTGATCTACTTTACAACGTCATCTGCTCCGTTTTATGGCACAGTTCCCCGTGCTGAAATGGTTCCGTCCCTTGAGATCTGGGTCACCTCCCACGTGACTGCTGACGGCCTATCCATTTAGATTGACCCACAGAGTGACCAGCCTGTCAGAGTATCGTCCAGAATCCAAGTGTGATAAAATGGTGCCCGGGATGTTGGGTAGGGATTGTCTAGACTCTGGCTCTAGTGGCATGATCTATATTGAAATATATTGAAATTGGCTTACCATCCCGATGTGGACTAACATGAAATAAGCTACGGTCTTGAAACGGGGCCATCAGACTAAACGTTATCTCACGGCAACTACTCCTCGTTAGGATAACCTTGAGCAATTGCAAATAACTCCGCATTGATAAGGTGCTTGGGGCAAAGTCTACTGAGTACATGTGTCACGAGTCTGTAGCAAGCACTACACAATCAAATATGGCACATCTACCACTGTTGCTCACGATCTTAGCGGCTGTAAACTTCTGTCCAGTGAGCGCCACCAAGGAGCCGGGTGCAGATGGTCCCGTCGTGAAAACGAAGAATGGACCCATCGAAGGTCTGTACGTCGAGCAGGGGTCCATGTTCTTAGGCATACCCTTCGCTGCCCCACCTGTAGGGGACCTTCGGTGGAAGCCTCCACAGCCACCGACTCCATGGGCGCCCAGTACTTTCAAGGCCACGAACATTAGCTTCGCGTGTGTTCCCATTAGAAATATAAGTCTATCTGCCCCAGACAGCAAAACAAGTGAGGACTGCCTGTACCTGAACGTCTTTGTACCTACGATTACCAACACTTCTGAGAAACTACCAGTCTTCTTCTGGATACATGGAGGTGACTTTCTTCTTGGCTCTGCAATGGATTCTATGTACGACGGGAGATTCCTTGCGAACAGCACCAGAACAGTTGTTGTGGCGGCTAACTACCGACTTAGCGCCCTGGGTTTCCTGGTGGCAgggcagggggagggggcggcGACTGGGAACTTCGGCATTCTGGATCAGGTAGCGGCTTTACAGTGGATCCAGGACAACATTGCGGACTTCGGTGGTGACAAAGATCGGGTCACGATATTTGGGCAGAGTGCGGGAGCTTACTCAGTTGTCCTACATATGACATTGGAAAAAAGCGACCACTTGTTTCACAGAGC from Branchiostoma lanceolatum isolate klBraLanc5 chromosome 4, klBraLanc5.hap2, whole genome shotgun sequence includes these protein-coding regions:
- the LOC136431978 gene encoding crystal protein-like → MAKLGLIFLGIFLGILDVLYPSPAEDHTVNGPVVDTMYGPIKGVHLEQGSMFLGVPFAAPPVGSLRWQPPQPPSKWAPKTYNATAPSAACIQQECGPDDADTIGQCPPSRKKSEDCLYLNVFVPFKTDKSKLPVIFWIHGGNFWGGSAMGPLYDGRFLANKTKTVVVAANYRLSALGFLVAGQGEGAATGNFGILDQIAALQWIQDNIAEFGGDKDRVTIFGQSAGAYSVVLHMTVNKSDHLFHRAIAASPPLSLTFRSRVGAIIYGDEFSRQLNCTLGDMRCLRAASASQVSKAQYAVRTKIVNPFDLIELFEPWGPTVDGDLVRGQVVDAFENGIFQKKPLIIGSTTEEAIAFVYETGQILSTLEYEAAVYGLFLTDGPAVLRQYPPSHSGDERPIDSVLVTHYLFPCPVRYAIRNAAKHNDTDLWLYVFAHPLSFKHAWGNFTHCEGHVCHGTDVVFAFQSQTLRGYHFTADEQVLADSMAYYYGNFAHTGDPNKPASRLPKQASSDPPRWPPYLSSENYTNIRFNTPNSLEQGYLQEKCDFWDSISPYP
- the LOC136431979 gene encoding crystal protein-like: MARLSFIRFATVVVIVCASAHVSATDGPVVKTRYGSIQGLYVEQGSMFLGVPFAAPPVGDLRWKPPQPPTPWTPSTFNATKFSSACIPHTGSIDPFPHGLRAPPPVGNGTSEDCLYLNVFAPTIAKPGDKLPVIFWIHGGNFFQGSAMDFLYDGRFLANSTKTVVVAANYRLSALGFLVAGQGEGAATGNFGILDQIAALQWIQDNIADFGGDKDRVTIYGQSAGAYSALLHMTCKKSDHLFHRAIASSPPPTIYFRTDLEARLFGADFARLLNCKHGDMDCMRSASASQVAQAQNAAGTKVVNPFRLIELLEPWGPTIDGDLVRGQVMDLFSNGQYQQKPVIMGSTTEEGIILVYMGTAKPLSALEYEAIVYGLFLTNGPAVLRMYPPSHSGDERPVASLLLTHYLFSCPIRHVQRSVGENGTTGLWSYVFAHPLTKAGGWGENFTFCEGHVCHGTDMFFTFRALQLKGYYLTPEEKILSDSMIYYYGNLAHTGDPNRPATHLDQDVLRWPAYSGSDNFTSVRFDVPQNSLEQGYLGEMCGFWDKMNVYP